A single region of the Anser cygnoides isolate HZ-2024a breed goose chromosome W, Taihu_goose_T2T_genome, whole genome shotgun sequence genome encodes:
- the LOC136788864 gene encoding RNA-binding protein 4B-like, translating to MPSCTWSGRRTRWRPSAGWTTPSSKAAEMVKLFIGNLPREATEQEIRSLFEQYGKVLECDIIKNYGFVHIEDKTAAEDAIRNLHHHKLHGVCINVEASKNKSKASTKLHVGNISPTCTNLELRAKFEEYGPVIECDIVKDYAFVHMERAEDAVEAIRGLDNTEFQGKRMRVQLSTSRLRTAPGMGDKSGCYRCGKEGHWSKECPVDRPGQVADFTEAYNEQYGAVRTPYTAGYGETMYYDDAYSGMADYYKRYRVRSYATASAYDAYAEQTMAQYSQYAQYSQVQSTAMAATTAMASRIPTTLDPYDRALLPTPGAAAAVAAAATAAAAAASSTYYTRDRSPLRRTAAAATTVGEAYTYDRSQLSPVSSVARASLYDMQRFERDPYADRARYSAF from the exons GCCGCCGAGATGGTGAAGCTGTTCATCGGGAACTTGCCACGGGAGGCGACGGAGCAGGAGATCCGCTCGCTGTTCGAGCAGTACGGGAAGGTGCTGGAGTGCGACATCATCAAGAACTACGGCTTCGTGCACATCGAGGACAAGACGGCGGCCGAGGACGCCATCCGCAACCTGCACCACCACAAGCTGCACGGCGTCTGCATCAACGTGGAGGCCAGCAAGAACAAGAGCAAGGCCTCCACCAAGCTGCACGTGGGCAACATCAGCCCCACGTGCACCAACCTGGAGCTGCGGGCCAAGTTCGAGGAGTACGGCCCCGTCATCGAGTGCGACATCGTCAAGGACTATGCCTTCGTGCACATGGAGCGGGCGGAGGACGCGGTGGAGGCCATCCGCGGGCTGGATAACACCGAGTTCCAAG GCAAGCGGATGCGCGTGCAGTTGTCCACGAGTCGGCTCAGGACCGCGCCCGGGATGGGAGACAAGAGCGGCTGCTACCGGTGCGGGAAGGAAGGGCACTGGTCTAAAGAGTGTCCGGTAGATCGCCCGGGGCAAGTGGCTGACTTTACCGAGGCCTATAACGAGCAGTACGGAGCCGTGCGCACTCCCTACACCGCGGGCTATGGGGAGACCATGTATTACGATGACGCGTACAGCGGGATGGCCGACTACTACAAGCGCTACCGCGTCAGGTCCTATGCGACGGCCTCTGCATACGACGCCTATGCAGAGCAGACCATGGCCCAGTACTCCCAGTAcgcccagtactcccaggtccaGTCCACGGCCATGGCCGCCACCACAGCCATGGCCAGTCGCATCCCCACCACCCTAGACCCCTACGAtagagctctgctgcccaccccgGGCGCGGCCGCCGcggtcgccgccgccgccaccgccgcggcggcggcggcctccTCCACCTATTACACCCGGGATAGAAGCCCCCTGCGCCGCACGGCAGCCGCGGCCACCACCGTCGGAGAGGCGTACACTTACGATCGTAGTCAGCTGTCGCCGGTCTCGTCGGTCGCTCGGGCCTCCCTCTACGACATGCAGCGGTTCGAGCGCGACCCGTACGCGGACAGGGCGCGGTACTCTGCCTTTTGA
- the LOC136788865 gene encoding putative nuclease HARBI1: MSDSVLLLRRVRERSGEAAAAAASGGASSSPGPAPRRKRGRRRRFYPEHRVYRARSSFLDLSEEQVLRRYRLDKAAIAGLCRELGADLESLTGRSHALPVAVKVTSALTFLASGSFQTATRDSTGISQSAMSNCLAQFLEALQRRAARYIAFPAPGRPAPPAGTGAFPGVLGLLGSMHVALRAPSENEVAFRNARNFHSMNMQVVCDAAGAITNVVAKFPGSCPNAAVLENSALARLLEGARPEGAWLLGDRSYPLKTWLMTPILFPCGAAEERYNALHHQALAALRQTRALLKRRFRCLDAAGGCLQYAPQKVCQIFLACCVLHNIALRRRMPLEPPEGPEPDPEPELPLQAPHVQISSEARAVRARIVQQVKDSMG; the protein is encoded by the exons ATGTCGGACTCGGTGCTGCTCCTGCGCCGGGTGCGTGAGCGCagcggcgaggcggcggcggcggcggcatcCGGGGGGGCCTCCTcgtcccccggccccgccccgcggcgcaagcgcggccgccgccgccgcttctACCCCGAGCACCGCGTGTACCGGGCGCGCAGCTCCTTCCTGGACCTGAGCGAGGAGCAGGTGCTGCGGCGCTACCGCCTCGACAAGGCCGCCATCGCCGGGCTGTGCCGCGAGCTGGGCGCCGACCTGGAGAGCCTGACGGGGCGCAGCCACGCGCTGCCGGTGGCCGTCAAGGTGACGTCGGCGCTCACCTTCCTGGCGTCGGGCTCCTTCCAGACGGCCACGCGCGACTCCACCGGCATCAGCCAGTCGGCCATGTCCAACTGCCTGGCGCAGTTCCTGGAGGCGCTGcagcggcgggcggcgcgcTACATCGCCttccccgcgcccggccgccccgcgccgcccgcggGCACCGGCGCCTTCCCcggcgtgctggggctgctgggcagcaTGCACGTGGCGCTGCGGGCGCCGTCGGAGAACGAGGTGGCCTTCCGCAACGCCCGCAACTTCCACTCCATGAACATGCAGGTGGTGTGCGACGCCGCCGGCGCCATCACCAACGTGGTGGCCAAGTTCCCCGGCTCCTGCCCCAACGCCGCCGTGCTGGAGAATTCGGCGCTGGCGCGGCTGCTCGAGGGGGCGCGGCCCGAGGGAGCCTGGCTGCTGG gCGACCGCAGCTACCCGCTGAAGACGTGGCTGATGACGCCCATCCTCTTCCCGTGCGGCGCGGCGGAGGAGCGCTACAACGCGCTGCACCACCAGGCGCTGGCCGCCCTGCGCCAGACCCGCGCCCTCCTCAAGCGCCGCTTCCGCTGCCTGGACGCGGCGGGCGGCTGCCTGCAGTACGCCCCGCAGAAGGTCTGCCAGATCTTCCTGGCCTGCTGCGTCCTCCACAACATCGCCCTGCGCCGCCGCATGCCCCTCGAGCCCCCCGAGGGCCCCGAGCCCGACCCCGAGCCCGAGCTGCCGCTGCAGGCGCCCCACGTGCAGATCTCCAGCGAGGCCCGGGCCGTGCGCGCCCGCATCGTGCAGCAGGTGAAGGACAGCatgggctga
- the LOC136788863 gene encoding coiled-coil domain-containing protein 87-like, with product MEPPPPRRSLAAPVLEEKLAADLRELRAIAGADLRAVPCLLPLARLPPRAPRAPRPPPPATDPHPGTAAAPRARSLPAWTEQRHRVEKPGVPPPPRPRSLPALPTPAAPPRATAAALDLHRLTQRVASDRHQLPPLLAALTRRPRDAARLRWLRGHQTQRPGPPPAPIPALGVSLLRRPELAESAVGLRVQPPLCPGPAEVAAEAEAEAVRGGELRALYERLAAALPGERLRFEHEPLVEPAADDTELGPGGHHWTRAAARSAPAARRREPQSASLLQDYLRYLAGTGSDFLHAIFNLGGGEEEEEEEPVKAPRATAEPRQPAAVTAVTPAALQQLQRRLRQLWAALLVPGREQLATATKYAGGAALARLPAALELWEEAANLIQQREQLLAWLEGLEARASDPNRFFRRAPKAFAARAGEARARGRLRAAVARCEGPLRAALRRLREEFGDVVTLRGRPYEEKMRRDGVEMLYRLQQGRRAGALGAMLRHGGPETSPGGTDGT from the coding sequence gccccgcgccccccgcccgccacCCCCGGCCACCGACCCCCATCCCGGCACCGCCGCGGCGCCCAGAGCCCGCTCGCTGCCGGCGTGGACGGAGCAACGGCACCGGGTGGAGAAGCCGGGggtcccgccgccgccgcggccccgctccctgccggCGCTGCCgacccccgctgcccccccccgcgccaCCGCCGCGGCGCTGGATCTGCACCGGCTGACGCAGAGGGTGGCGAGCGACAGGCACCAGCTGCCACCGCTGCTGGCGGCGCTCACCCGCCGCCCCCGGGACGCCGCACGGCTGCGGTGGCTGCGGGGCCACCAAACGCAGcggccggggcccccccccgcgccaATCCCGGCCCTCGGCGTCAGCCTCCTGCGGCGGCCGGAGCTGGCGGAGAGCGCGGTGGGGCTGCGGGTGCAGCCGCCGCTGTGCCCCGGGCCCGCGGAGGTCGCGGCGGAGGCCGAGGCCGAGGCCGTGcgcggcggggagctgcgggcGCTCTACGAGCggctggcggcggcgctgcccggcgAGCGGCTGCGCTTCGAGCACGAGCCCCTGGTGGAGCCGGCTGCCGACGACACCGAGCTCGGCCCCGGGGGTCACCATTGGACCCGCGCCGCGGCACGCAGCgccccggcggcgcggcggcgggagcCCCAAAGCGCCTCGCTGCTGCAGGACTACCTGCGGTACCTCGCGGGCACCGGCTCTGACTTCCTCCACGCCATCTTCAACCTCGGTGgcggtgaggaagaggaggaggaggagccggTGAAGGCCCCACGGGCGACGGcggagccgcggcagccggcaGCGGTGACGGCGGTGACACCGGCGGCGCTGCAGCAGCTTCAGCGGCGCCTCCGCCAGCTCTGGGCCGCGCTGCTCGTCCCCGGCCGCGAGCAGCTGGCCACGGCCACCAAATACGCCGGCGGTGCGGCCCTGgcgcggctgccggcggcgcTGGAGCTGTGGGAGGAGGCCGCCAACCTCATCCAGCAGCGGGAGCAGCTCCTGGCgtggctggaggggctggaggcgCGCGCCTCCGACCCCAACCGCTTCTTCCGCAGGGCCCCCAAGGCCTTCGCGGCGCGTGCCGGCGAGGCGCGGGCCCGCGGGCGGCTGCGTGCCGCCGTGGCGCGCTGCGAGGGGCCGCTCCGCGCCGCCCTGAGGCGCCTGCGGGAGGAATTCGGGGACGTGGTGACGCTGCGGGGACGCCCCTACGAGGAGAAGATGCGCCGGGACGGGGTGGAGATGCTctacaggctgcagcagggccgcCGCGCCGGCGCTCTGGGGGCGATGCTGCGGCATGGGGGCCCCGAAACGTCCCCGGGGGGCACAGATGGGACGTGA